The following coding sequences lie in one Pectobacterium sp. A5351 genomic window:
- the zitB gene encoding CDF family zinc transporter ZitB yields the protein MAHNHSHTESGNSKRLLAAFIITATFMVAEVIGGLLSGSLALLADAGHMLTDAAALFVALIAVRFAQRKPNARHTFGYLRLTTLAAFVNALTLILITAFIFWEAIQRFYEPQPVAGVPMLLVAVAGLLANIVAFWLLHHGSEEKNINVRAAALHVLGDLLGSVGAIVAAIIILYTNWTPIDPILSVLVSCLVLRSAWALLKESIHELLEGTPTQLSIEILQKDLTLNIPEVRNIHHVHLWQIGEKPMMTLHAQVVPPYDHDALLRRIQEYLLKNYQIGHATVQMEYQRCDDDHCDFHHQESHHSANHEAEGHHHKH from the coding sequence ATGGCACATAACCACAGCCACACGGAATCAGGTAACAGTAAACGCCTGCTGGCCGCATTTATCATTACCGCCACGTTTATGGTGGCAGAAGTCATTGGCGGCCTGCTATCCGGCTCCCTCGCCTTGCTGGCGGATGCAGGTCATATGCTGACAGACGCCGCCGCGCTGTTTGTCGCGCTTATCGCCGTGCGTTTCGCACAGCGTAAGCCCAATGCGCGCCATACCTTCGGCTATTTGCGGCTCACGACCCTCGCTGCGTTTGTAAACGCGCTGACGCTGATACTGATTACCGCGTTCATCTTCTGGGAAGCCATCCAACGCTTCTATGAGCCTCAGCCTGTTGCGGGCGTCCCCATGCTGCTTGTCGCCGTTGCCGGATTGCTGGCAAATATCGTGGCGTTTTGGCTGTTACACCACGGCAGTGAAGAGAAAAACATTAACGTCCGTGCAGCAGCCCTGCACGTGTTGGGCGATCTACTCGGATCCGTCGGCGCGATTGTGGCGGCCATCATCATCCTTTATACCAACTGGACGCCTATCGACCCGATTCTCTCTGTTTTAGTGTCGTGTCTGGTGCTACGCAGCGCCTGGGCGTTATTGAAAGAGAGCATTCACGAGCTGTTGGAAGGCACACCTACCCAACTTAGCATTGAGATTTTGCAGAAAGATCTGACGCTGAATATTCCTGAAGTCAGGAATATTCACCACGTTCATTTATGGCAGATTGGTGAAAAACCGATGATGACACTGCATGCGCAGGTGGTTCCCCCTTACGATCACGATGCGCTGTTAAGACGTATTCAGGAATATTTACTGAAAAACTACCAGATTGGACATGCGACGGTGCAGATGGAATATCAACGCTGTGATGATGACCACTGCGATTTCCACCATCAGGAAAGCCATCATTCGGCAAACCATGAGGCAGAAGGCCACCACCACAAGCATTAA
- the nadA gene encoding quinolinate synthase NadA: MSTFFDSNETIYPFPPKPKPLSAEAKQHYRSRIKTLLRERNAVMVAHYYTDPEIQALAEETGGCVADSLEMARFGSTHSASTLLVAGVRFMGETAKILNPEKTVLMPTLEAECSLDLGCPVEEFSRFCDAHPDRTVVVYANTSAAVKARADWVVTSSIAVELIEHLDSLGEKIIWAPDRHLGSYVQKQTGADVLCWQGACIVHDEFKTQALKRMKILYPDAAILAHPESPQSVVEMADAVGSTSQLIQAAKTLPQRELIVATDRGIFYKMQQACPEKTLLEAPTAGEGATCRSCAHCPWMAMNGLEAIANGLEQGGNAHEIHVDAALREGSLIPLNRMLDFAASLKLRVKGNA, encoded by the coding sequence ATGAGCACCTTTTTTGATAGCAATGAGACCATTTATCCGTTTCCGCCAAAGCCGAAGCCATTATCGGCTGAGGCGAAGCAGCACTATCGTAGCAGGATAAAAACGCTGTTGCGGGAAAGAAACGCCGTCATGGTCGCACACTACTATACCGATCCTGAAATTCAGGCGTTGGCAGAGGAAACCGGCGGTTGCGTGGCGGATTCGCTGGAAATGGCGCGGTTCGGTAGCACCCATTCAGCATCGACGCTGCTGGTGGCGGGTGTTCGCTTCATGGGGGAAACCGCCAAGATACTCAATCCAGAAAAGACGGTTCTGATGCCCACGTTGGAGGCCGAATGTTCGCTCGATCTCGGCTGTCCCGTCGAGGAATTCAGCCGTTTTTGCGATGCACACCCGGACCGAACAGTCGTCGTTTATGCCAATACCTCTGCGGCGGTAAAAGCGCGTGCTGATTGGGTGGTCACGTCCAGTATCGCAGTAGAGTTGATCGAACATCTGGATAGCCTGGGAGAAAAAATTATCTGGGCACCGGATCGTCATCTGGGAAGCTATGTCCAAAAGCAGACAGGTGCAGATGTACTGTGTTGGCAAGGCGCGTGCATTGTGCATGACGAATTTAAAACGCAGGCGCTGAAGCGCATGAAGATTCTGTATCCGGATGCGGCCATTTTGGCCCATCCAGAGTCACCGCAGAGCGTGGTAGAGATGGCTGACGCTGTTGGGTCGACCAGCCAGCTGATTCAGGCGGCGAAAACGCTACCGCAGCGCGAACTGATTGTGGCGACCGACCGCGGTATTTTCTACAAGATGCAGCAGGCTTGCCCGGAGAAAACGTTGCTGGAAGCGCCGACAGCGGGTGAAGGTGCCACCTGTCGTAGCTGCGCGCACTGCCCGTGGATGGCGATGAATGGGCTGGAAGCGATTGCTAACGGCCTGGAACAAGGCGGCAATGCCCATGAGATTCATGTTGATGCCGCCCTGCGAGAAGGGTCATTAATCCCGCTGAATCGCATGCTGGATTTTGCGGCTTCACTAAAATTGCGTGTGAAAGGGAATGCCTGA
- the pnuC gene encoding nicotinamide riboside transporter PnuC: MDFFSTSNMLIHIPLGEGGYDLSWIEAIGTLFGLLCIWFASQEKTINYLFGLINVTLFAVIFFQIQLYASLLLQIFFFAANIYGWYAWTRKTDLQEVELRIRWLPVQKLICWSVACIVTIGLMTFYIDAVFAVLTRIAVSGMQGLGLAVHMPTLQPDAFPFWDSTMMVLSIVAMILMTRKYVENWLLWVVIDVISVVIFAYQGVYAMAVEYAILTLIALNGSWLWIKSAQENRVSTVSPSV; encoded by the coding sequence ATGGATTTTTTTAGTACCAGCAACATGTTAATTCATATTCCTTTGGGGGAAGGGGGATACGATCTTTCCTGGATTGAGGCGATTGGTACGCTGTTTGGCCTGCTGTGTATTTGGTTCGCGAGTCAGGAAAAAACCATCAACTATCTGTTTGGGTTGATTAACGTCACGCTGTTTGCTGTGATCTTTTTCCAGATTCAGCTTTACGCCAGCCTGTTGCTGCAAATCTTCTTTTTTGCCGCCAATATTTATGGCTGGTATGCCTGGACGCGGAAGACGGACTTGCAGGAAGTGGAGCTACGCATCCGCTGGCTGCCAGTGCAGAAGCTGATTTGCTGGTCGGTGGCGTGTATTGTCACGATTGGCTTGATGACGTTCTATATTGATGCGGTATTCGCTGTGCTGACGCGTATTGCTGTTTCTGGCATGCAGGGTTTAGGGCTTGCAGTACATATGCCGACTCTCCAGCCGGATGCGTTCCCATTCTGGGATTCCACCATGATGGTGCTGTCGATCGTCGCGATGATCCTGATGACGCGTAAATACGTCGAAAACTGGCTGCTGTGGGTGGTGATTGATGTGATAAGCGTGGTGATTTTTGCTTATCAGGGCGTCTACGCGATGGCGGTAGAGTACGCGATCCTGACGCTGATCGCCCTGAACGGTTCCTGGTTATGGATTAAGAGCGCACAGGAAAACCGCGTTAGCACGGTTTCACCGAGTGTATAA
- the aroG gene encoding 3-deoxy-7-phosphoheptulonate synthase AroG — protein sequence MNYQNDDLRIKDINELLPPVALLEKFPATEKAAETVSFARTAIHKILNGNDDRLLVVIGPCSIHDTKAAKEYAARLLTLRDELSDDLEVVMRVYFEKPRTTIGWKGLINDPHMDNSFQINDGLRIARQLLLEINDTGLPAAGEFLDMITPQYLADLMSWGAIGARTTESQVHRELASGLSCPVGFKNGTDGTIKVAIDAINAASAPHCFLSVTKWGHSAIVNTSGNSDCHIILRGGKTPNYSAEHVKDVKIGLEKAGLTSQVMIDFSHANSSKQFKKQMEVCTDVSGQIAQGDKAIMGVMVESHLVEGNQSLESGEPLVYGRSVTDACIGWEDTESLLRQLASAVRERRSK from the coding sequence ATGAATTACCAAAATGATGATTTAAGAATTAAAGATATTAATGAACTTTTGCCGCCGGTTGCTTTGCTAGAAAAGTTTCCAGCCACGGAGAAGGCAGCGGAAACGGTATCGTTCGCGCGTACTGCGATCCATAAAATTCTTAACGGCAATGACGACCGCCTGCTGGTGGTGATTGGTCCTTGCTCTATTCATGACACAAAAGCAGCAAAAGAGTACGCCGCGCGTCTGCTGACGCTGCGTGATGAGCTGAGTGACGATCTGGAAGTGGTCATGCGGGTTTATTTTGAAAAACCCCGCACCACGATTGGCTGGAAAGGGCTAATCAACGATCCGCACATGGACAACAGTTTCCAGATCAATGACGGCTTGCGCATTGCGCGCCAGCTGTTGCTGGAAATTAACGATACCGGCTTGCCGGCTGCGGGTGAATTCCTTGATATGATCACCCCGCAATACCTGGCGGATTTGATGAGCTGGGGGGCGATCGGCGCGCGCACAACAGAATCTCAGGTACACCGTGAACTGGCCTCTGGCCTGTCATGCCCCGTCGGCTTTAAAAATGGCACTGATGGCACCATCAAAGTCGCGATTGACGCGATTAACGCCGCCAGCGCGCCACACTGCTTTCTGTCTGTGACCAAATGGGGTCATTCGGCTATCGTGAACACCAGCGGTAACAGCGATTGCCACATCATTCTGCGCGGCGGAAAAACGCCGAACTACAGTGCTGAACACGTGAAAGACGTAAAAATTGGTCTGGAAAAAGCGGGTCTGACATCGCAGGTCATGATCGATTTCAGCCATGCGAACAGCAGCAAGCAGTTCAAAAAGCAGATGGAGGTCTGTACTGACGTCAGCGGGCAGATCGCTCAGGGCGACAAAGCGATTATGGGCGTGATGGTGGAAAGCCATCTGGTTGAAGGTAACCAGAGTCTTGAAAGTGGTGAACCGCTGGTTTATGGCCGCAGCGTCACCGATGCGTGTATTGGCTGGGAAGATACGGAATCCCTGCTGCGTCAGCTAGCGTCTGCCGTACGCGAACGCCGTAGCAAGTAA
- a CDS encoding DUF554 domain-containing protein, giving the protein MTGPLINGAAILIGSGLGITLRRFIPQRLQDGLPPAFAMVSIAMGITLVVKVQQLPAVALAIVIGVALGELLRMESGVQWAGTMIQRGLNRVLPAQEHRLPQDVYTQNFTALIVLFCASGTGVVGALTEGLTGDYQLLTIKSALDIFTALIFSITLGIAVMSIAIPQMIVQTLLFFSAKLIMPFMTDITMGDFSACGGIIMIAVGLRIAQIKSFAVVNFLPALVLVIPISLFWHRLFA; this is encoded by the coding sequence ATGACTGGTCCGTTGATTAATGGTGCTGCTATCTTGATTGGTAGTGGCTTAGGCATTACTTTGCGTCGCTTTATCCCCCAACGTTTGCAGGATGGCCTTCCGCCAGCGTTTGCGATGGTGTCGATTGCAATGGGTATCACGCTGGTCGTTAAAGTCCAGCAACTGCCTGCGGTGGCGCTGGCTATCGTGATTGGTGTTGCGTTAGGCGAGTTGCTCCGCATGGAGTCTGGTGTACAGTGGGCTGGCACGATGATTCAGAGAGGGCTAAACCGCGTTCTGCCTGCACAAGAGCACCGCTTACCGCAGGATGTCTACACCCAGAACTTTACCGCGTTAATCGTTCTGTTTTGTGCCAGCGGCACCGGTGTGGTCGGCGCGTTGACGGAAGGACTCACCGGTGATTATCAACTGCTGACCATCAAATCTGCTTTGGATATTTTCACCGCACTGATTTTTTCCATCACGCTTGGCATTGCCGTGATGTCGATTGCGATACCGCAGATGATTGTCCAGACGCTGTTGTTTTTCTCCGCTAAATTGATTATGCCCTTTATGACCGATATCACGATGGGGGATTTTTCTGCCTGTGGTGGCATTATTATGATTGCGGTAGGACTGAGGATCGCGCAGATCAAATCATTTGCGGTGGTTAACTTCCTGCCTGCTTTGGTGCTGGTTATTCCTATCTCTCTGTTCTGGCATCGCCTCTTCGCCTGA
- the cpoB gene encoding cell division protein CpoB: protein MSSNFRRHLLGLSLLVGVAVPWAATAQAPISNVGSGSVEDRVTQLERISNAHSQLLTQLQQQLSDNQRDIDSLRGQIQESQYQLNQVVERQKQIYQQIDGLSSQSSSTPTTDGMPAAAAGTDTGAANTAAPVSTGDANTDYNAAVALVLEKKQYDQAISAFQAFVKKYPDSTYQPNANYWLGQLNYNKGKKDDAAYYFANVVKNYPKSPKSAEALLKVGVIMQEKGQTDKAKAVYQQVVKMYPNTESAKQAQKRLSAS from the coding sequence ATGAGCAGTAACTTCAGACGTCACCTGTTGGGTCTGTCGTTACTGGTTGGCGTAGCGGTCCCTTGGGCCGCTACTGCCCAAGCGCCAATCAGTAATGTCGGCTCAGGCTCGGTCGAAGACCGTGTCACTCAATTGGAGCGTATTTCTAACGCCCACAGCCAGCTTTTAACCCAACTTCAGCAGCAACTCTCTGATAATCAGCGCGATATTGACAGCCTTCGTGGGCAGATTCAGGAAAGTCAGTATCAGTTGAATCAGGTTGTTGAACGGCAGAAGCAGATCTATCAGCAGATTGATGGATTAAGTTCGCAATCATCCTCTACACCGACGACAGATGGCATGCCTGCCGCTGCTGCGGGTACTGATACCGGTGCTGCTAACACAGCGGCACCGGTCAGTACGGGTGATGCGAATACGGATTACAATGCTGCAGTCGCGCTCGTGCTGGAGAAAAAACAGTACGATCAGGCTATCAGCGCATTTCAGGCATTCGTCAAGAAGTACCCTGATTCAACCTATCAGCCTAATGCGAACTATTGGCTTGGTCAGTTGAATTACAACAAGGGGAAAAAGGACGATGCGGCGTACTATTTCGCCAACGTTGTTAAAAATTATCCCAAGTCACCAAAAAGTGCCGAGGCCTTGCTGAAGGTCGGGGTGATCATGCAGGAAAAAGGTCAGACTGATAAAGCTAAGGCCGTTTACCAGCAAGTTGTAAAAATGTACCCCAATACAGAAAGTGCAAAGCAGGCACAAAAACGTTTATCTGCGTCATAA
- the pal gene encoding peptidoglycan-associated lipoprotein Pal gives MQFNKVLKGLMLALPVLAVAACSSNKNADNDQSSMGAGNNGMMDGGNMSSSEQARLQMQELQRNNIVYFGLDKYDVSSEFAQMLDAHAAFLRSNPSYKVTIEGHADERGTPEYNIALGERRANAVQMYLQGKGVSSDQISIVSYGKEKPAVLGHDEAAYAKNRRAVLVY, from the coding sequence ATGCAATTCAATAAAGTGCTGAAAGGCCTGATGTTGGCTCTGCCGGTACTGGCAGTGGCCGCTTGTAGCTCCAACAAGAATGCGGACAATGACCAATCTTCCATGGGTGCTGGTAACAACGGCATGATGGACGGCGGCAACATGTCTTCTTCTGAGCAAGCTCGTTTGCAGATGCAAGAATTACAGCGCAACAACATCGTTTACTTCGGTCTGGACAAGTACGATGTTAGCTCTGAATTCGCTCAGATGCTGGACGCACACGCTGCATTCCTGCGTAGCAACCCGTCTTACAAAGTGACTATCGAAGGTCACGCGGATGAACGCGGTACGCCAGAATACAACATCGCTCTGGGTGAGCGTCGTGCCAATGCGGTACAAATGTACCTGCAGGGTAAAGGCGTTTCTTCCGATCAGATCTCTATCGTTTCTTACGGTAAAGAGAAACCAGCTGTTCTCGGTCATGACGAAGCGGCCTATGCCAAAAACCGTCGTGCCGTTCTGGTATATTAA